The genomic region AAAAATAACAACATCCACCGGTGATATAGCCATTAATGTGAAGTAGGTGTTAATGAGAAGTGGAAGGCTTATTAATTAGTCTTGAGCGGTCAATATCTTTACAAACAGTACTAATGGGAATAGTATAAACAGTGCGGTGTTTTTTCCTCAGATTCGTTTTTTAGTTGTTATACGGATTTTGAGGCTGCTCCGCTTATTTAGTGTTCTAAAGATGGGACGTTATGTAAGCGAGTCCAGTCACCTTCTCTAAGCACTTAAGGCTAGCCAGACATAAAATAACCGTATTTTTACTAACCATATCCTTTATTATAATTATAGTTGGTTCTTTAATGTATATAATTGAAGGCCCAGAAAATGGTTTTGTTAACATTCCAGAGTCCATGTATTGGGCAGTAGTTACTGTTTCAACTGTAGGGTACGGCGATATTTCCCCTCAAACACCTCTAGGAAAGCTGTTGGCAGGAGTATTGATGATTGTAGGATATGGCATTATAGCTGTACCTACAGGAATCATATCCCATGGATTGGCAAAAAGTCCAAA from Proteinivorax hydrogeniformans harbors:
- a CDS encoding potassium channel family protein, which codes for MTVFLLTISFIIIIVGSLMYIIEGPENGFVNIPESMYWAVVTVSTVGYGDISPQTPLGKLLAGVLMIVGYGIIAVPTGIISHGLAKSPKNHIKLKNCLRCDLDFPRHDDKFCSKCGTLLASKK